GAAGCTGATAACCTTGTTATAGTGTCAGGTATTGGATGTGCAGGCAGAGTTGCAGGCTACCTTAATTTCGACAGCTATCATACAACTCATGGTAGAGCTATACCTTTCGCACTAGGGTTAAAACTCGCTAACCCTAAATTAAAAGTAGTAGTTTTCAGTGGCGATGGCGACCTTTTCGCAATAGGCGGCAATCACTTCATACACGCAGCACGTAGAAATATAGATATGCTCGTTATATGCGTGAATAATTTTAATTATGGAATGACTGGTGGACAAGTTGGACCAACAACACCTTTAGAAGCTAGAACAACAACTACTCCTTACGGCAATATAGAGCATCCTTTTAATTTACCATACCTTGCATGTGCTTCCGGCGCTGTTTATGTCGCTCGCTGGACTGTACTTGATGCGAGAAGACTTACTAATTCTATTGCAGAAGCGCTTAATAAAAAAGGTTTTTCTTTTATAGAAATATTAGCGCCATGCCCTACAACCTATGGCAAACGAAATAAGCTACCTACTGGCTTAGATGAACTTGAACTTTATAAAAAGCATGCGATATTAAAGCATGGCGCAGATACTAAAGAAGCTGATATAGTTATAGGGAAGTCTATAATCACAGGTAAATTTATAGATATAGAGAAGCCAACTTTTTCTGAAATTTATGCGGAGATGGTTCATAAAATAAAAAGCGCAAAAATAGGTGAAGAATAATGAGAAAAGAAATATTGTTAGCAGGATTTGGAGGTCAGGGAATAATATTAGCAGGCTATATTATAGGTAAAGCTTCTGCACTTTACGACGGGAAGAATGCAGTATTTACGCAATCTTATGGACCTGAGGCCCGAGGAGGCGCTTGTAGCGCTGAAGTTATAATTTCAGATGTAGCAATAGACTATCCTTACGTTACTAATCCAGATGTGGTTGTTGTGATGGCGCAGGAAGCATACAGAAAATATGCAAATAAAGCAGCTAAAAACGGAATTTTAATAGCAGATAAAGATTTGGTAAGTTTGAATAAAGAGAAACTAACTGAAGGCGTAAAGGTCTATAAAATAGGGGCTACTAAAATTGCTGAGCAGCTCGGCAAGAAAATAGTTGCTAATATAGTAATGCTAGGCTACTTTACTAAAGTTGCAAATATTGTATCTGTAGAAGCCATGAAGAAATCTTTACTTGATAGCATTCCTAAAGGAACTGAGAAACTGAATTTAGAAGCTTTTGAACTTGGCTTTGAGTACTTAGATTGAACTCTCTGTTCGTCTACTGCCGTTTGGAGAATAACTACTGCATGTAATAACCCATCTGAAAGGGTTTTTGCCTATTAGGCATTTAGCGTTTTCATCCGTACCACTAAGATTTCTGCACCACATACACAGTTCACTAGGTCTTGCCATTATTATCGCCTCCTAACCAAATCTATAATTTCGCGCTTCATTTCCTCAAACGCTACTTCAGAATTGTAGCTCTTGACAATTTCTCTACACTGCTCTAGTAGCCTCTCATAAATAGGCTCTGATAAAAACACAATACCATATTCTTTTTCTACAGCACTTTTAGCAAGCTCTAAAACATCGTGTAAGGCATCTCTACTATAGCTATTTGAAAGAGCTCTCATCTTTTCCCATCCACCTTCTTTTTTTCAAGGCTAGGCAATATTAGTATTTGTAATAGGTTATATTTAAAGGTTTCTACAGTCTTTCCAACTTATTATTGCATTTCTAGCTGCTTTTACCTCATCAACTCTGCCTACGCTTGTATTCTTGGGAATGTAGTTAGGTACAGCTATTTTAACTATTTCACTGAGAGCTTCTACAAATTTATCTAGCTCAGATTTATGCTCTGTCTCAGTAGCCTCTATCATTAATGCTTCTTCAACAACAGAAGGGAAGTAAATTGTAGGAGCATGCAAGCCGTAATCAAGCAAAGCTTTTGCTAAGTCTAGCGCTCTTATGTTTTTAGATTTCAGATTTTTA
This window of the Candidatus Thermoplasmatota archaeon genome carries:
- a CDS encoding 2-oxoacid:ferredoxin oxidoreductase subunit gamma, whose translation is MRKEILLAGFGGQGIILAGYIIGKASALYDGKNAVFTQSYGPEARGGACSAEVIISDVAIDYPYVTNPDVVVVMAQEAYRKYANKAAKNGILIADKDLVSLNKEKLTEGVKVYKIGATKIAEQLGKKIVANIVMLGYFTKVANIVSVEAMKKSLLDSIPKGTEKLNLEAFELGFEYLD
- a CDS encoding 2-oxoacid:ferredoxin oxidoreductase subunit beta; the encoded protein is MKAEDKHPLTDYVREDRMPHIWCSGCGLGTAMSSFVEAVKKAKLEADNLVIVSGIGCAGRVAGYLNFDSYHTTHGRAIPFALGLKLANPKLKVVVFSGDGDLFAIGGNHFIHAARRNIDMLVICVNNFNYGMTGGQVGPTTPLEARTTTTPYGNIEHPFNLPYLACASGAVYVARWTVLDARRLTNSIAEALNKKGFSFIEILAPCPTTYGKRNKLPTGLDELELYKKHAILKHGADTKEADIVIGKSIITGKFIDIEKPTFSEIYAEMVHKIKSAKIGEE